A stretch of the Kroppenstedtia eburnea genome encodes the following:
- a CDS encoding ABC transporter permease codes for MIAYTIRRILMLIPVLIGMSFITFSIVHAIPGSPAQAILGEKASPEAIKQLEQQMGLNDPLYLQYFRYMGDLLHGDLGTSIKTGRPILEEIGPYLAATMELALAAMLVAIFFGVNLGIFSAWRHNTAVDYSSMVIALIGVSMPVFWLGLVEQWIFAQELGWLPSNGRMDPRMFFEPITQFVFIDALIQGDFDAFMDAFNHILLPAVALGTIPMAIVARMTRSSMLEVLRSDYIRTARAKGVGDALIIYKHALKNAFIPILTVFGLQMGLLLGGAVLTETIFSWPGVGRYLYEAISTRDYPVIQSGILVVATIFVVINLIVDLMYAWIDPRIQYGKE; via the coding sequence TTGATTGCTTATACGATACGAAGGATCTTGATGTTGATCCCGGTGTTGATCGGGATGTCATTCATCACGTTTTCCATTGTTCATGCCATCCCCGGCAGCCCGGCCCAGGCCATCCTGGGGGAGAAGGCATCTCCGGAGGCGATCAAGCAGCTGGAGCAGCAGATGGGTTTGAATGACCCACTCTACCTCCAATACTTTCGATATATGGGGGATCTTCTCCACGGAGATCTGGGGACCTCGATCAAAACGGGACGTCCCATCCTGGAAGAGATCGGTCCATACCTGGCGGCCACGATGGAGTTGGCGCTGGCCGCGATGTTGGTCGCCATCTTCTTTGGAGTCAACCTGGGGATCTTCTCCGCGTGGCGGCACAATACCGCCGTCGATTACTCCTCGATGGTGATCGCGCTGATCGGGGTGTCGATGCCGGTTTTCTGGCTGGGTCTGGTGGAACAGTGGATTTTTGCCCAGGAGTTGGGGTGGTTGCCCTCCAATGGGCGGATGGATCCCCGCATGTTTTTTGAACCGATCACCCAATTTGTTTTTATCGATGCGTTGATCCAGGGTGATTTTGATGCCTTCATGGATGCATTCAATCATATCCTCCTGCCCGCAGTGGCTCTGGGAACGATCCCGATGGCGATTGTCGCCCGGATGACCCGCTCCAGCATGCTGGAGGTGCTGCGTTCCGATTATATCCGGACCGCCCGCGCCAAAGGGGTGGGGGATGCACTGATCATCTATAAGCACGCCCTGAAAAACGCCTTTATCCCCATCCTGACCGTCTTCGGTCTTCAAATGGGCCTCTTGTTGGGGGGAGCGGTGTTGACCGAGACGATTTTCAGCTGGCCGGGGGTGGGTCGTTACCTGTATGAGGCCATCAGCACCCGGGATTATCCCGTGATCCAATCCGGCATCCTGGTTGTGGCCACGATCTTTGTGGTGATCAACCTGATCGTCGACCTCATGTATGCCTGGATCGATCCGCGGATCCAGTATGGAAAGGAGTGA
- a CDS encoding PH domain-containing protein, with product MQEEIREEVVWEGATSHVARIGTYLLCLVTCVLVVPIFIALWVAVKLKSTRYRVTTERIRVTTGILSKETDEIELYRVRDLRLEQPFLYRIFGKGNLVLITTDETMPNLVMEAIPRPMELLDEIRKHVENRRDAKRVRELDIDAR from the coding sequence ATGCAGGAAGAGATCCGCGAGGAAGTCGTCTGGGAAGGGGCCACCTCCCATGTGGCCCGGATTGGCACTTATCTGTTATGTCTGGTGACCTGTGTGTTGGTGGTTCCCATTTTTATTGCACTGTGGGTGGCTGTGAAACTGAAATCGACCCGCTACCGCGTGACCACGGAGAGGATCCGGGTGACCACCGGGATCTTGTCCAAGGAAACCGATGAGATCGAATTGTATCGGGTGCGGGATCTCCGTCTGGAGCAGCCCTTTCTCTACCGGATCTTCGGCAAGGGAAATCTGGTCCTGATCACCACGGACGAAACCATGCCCAATCTGGTGATGGAAGCGATCCCCCGGCCGATGGAACTGTTGGATGAAATCCGGAAGCACGTGGAGAATCGCCGCGACGCCAAGCGGGTGCGGGAATTGGACATCGATGCCCGGTAA
- a CDS encoding AzlC family ABC transporter permease — MTQRRGEWLRGCFTAVPIMVGYLPIAVTFGVIAQQTGVPALQTTLMSMLVYAGASQFMAVNMLTTGATGLEVVAATFVLNFRHFVMGLSLMNLLREFPSRWKLALSSGMTDETFAMASVRAGSEEEMSPRYVAGMMLGAYSSWVIGSLAGHLLSQVIPPTVSESMSIALYAMFIGLLVPSLRKEWQAGAVALSSMLLCWGFSRVLDDGWAIVLATILGGGIGSFWMKGEKS, encoded by the coding sequence GTGACACAACGACGGGGAGAATGGTTGCGGGGATGTTTCACAGCGGTTCCGATTATGGTGGGGTATCTTCCGATCGCTGTCACCTTCGGTGTGATTGCGCAGCAGACGGGGGTTCCCGCCTTGCAAACCACTTTGATGTCGATGTTGGTGTATGCCGGGGCCAGCCAGTTTATGGCGGTCAATATGTTAACAACGGGGGCCACTGGATTGGAAGTGGTGGCGGCCACCTTTGTCCTCAACTTTCGCCATTTTGTGATGGGACTTTCCCTGATGAATTTGCTCCGGGAGTTTCCTTCCCGCTGGAAACTTGCACTCTCCTCGGGAATGACCGATGAGACCTTTGCGATGGCTTCGGTCCGGGCCGGTTCGGAGGAAGAAATGTCACCGCGGTATGTGGCAGGAATGATGTTGGGAGCGTACTCCTCCTGGGTTATCGGCTCCCTGGCGGGCCATCTTCTTTCTCAGGTGATCCCGCCGACGGTAAGTGAAAGTATGTCCATCGCTCTGTATGCGATGTTCATCGGATTGCTGGTGCCTTCCCTCCGCAAGGAATGGCAGGCGGGTGCCGTTGCCTTGTCCAGCATGCTTCTCTGTTGGGGATTCAGCCGGGTATTGGATGACGGCTGGGCGATCGTTCTGGCCACGATACTTGGAGGGGGGATCGGTTCCTTTTGGATGAAGGGGGAGAAGTCATGA
- a CDS encoding ABC transporter substrate-binding protein, whose translation MKMRKSLLLAVGFALILSTVLAGCGGNKSADQGKTLIYGRGADSNKLDPSLVTDGESLRVTENVLETLVDYKKDSMEVTKGLAEKWETSKDGKTWTFHLHKGVKFHDGTDFNAEAVVFNFERWMNREMLPTKKDDYIYYGSMFGGFKKDKGHVIDSVKAVDEHTVEFKLKEPQGPFLQNLAMSPFGIASPEAVKKDPAEFAKHPVGTGPFKFESWKKGDTISLVKNEDYWQKGLPKLDKIIFKSIPDNSARLTALQSGDIDVMDGLNPDDAKRVESDDKLQLYKRPPNNVGYLAFNMEKKPFDNQKVRQAIYHAVNKESLIKSFYAGLAEPAKNPIPPSLWGYNDDIQDYEYDLKKAKKLLKEAGFEKGFEVKFWAMPEPRPYIPDGKKIAEYIQADLSKIGIKSKIVSPEWTTYLEETQHGKHEMALLGWTGDNGDPDNFLYVLLDKDNTRIPAQNSAFYKSDELHNVLIKAQRETDQAEREKLYKKAQEIIHKDVPWVPLVYAQPPLAGQSYVKGYSPHPKGSESLAELDIQK comes from the coding sequence ATGAAAATGCGTAAGTCATTGTTGCTTGCCGTTGGATTTGCGCTCATTTTATCCACCGTTCTGGCCGGATGCGGGGGCAACAAGTCCGCTGATCAAGGGAAAACCCTGATCTACGGTCGCGGGGCGGATTCCAACAAGCTGGATCCTTCCCTGGTGACTGACGGGGAATCCTTGCGGGTGACTGAAAATGTGTTGGAGACCCTGGTCGATTACAAAAAAGACAGCATGGAAGTGACCAAGGGTCTGGCTGAAAAATGGGAAACATCGAAAGATGGCAAGACCTGGACCTTCCACCTCCACAAGGGTGTGAAGTTCCACGACGGGACTGACTTCAACGCCGAGGCTGTCGTCTTCAACTTTGAACGCTGGATGAACCGGGAGATGCTGCCGACCAAAAAGGATGACTACATCTATTACGGTTCCATGTTCGGCGGGTTCAAGAAGGATAAGGGACATGTGATCGACAGTGTGAAAGCGGTGGATGAACACACGGTGGAGTTCAAACTGAAGGAACCCCAGGGGCCCTTCCTGCAGAACCTGGCCATGTCTCCCTTCGGGATCGCTTCCCCGGAAGCGGTGAAGAAGGATCCCGCAGAGTTCGCCAAACATCCGGTGGGTACGGGGCCCTTCAAGTTTGAGAGCTGGAAGAAGGGGGACACCATCTCCCTCGTCAAGAACGAAGATTATTGGCAAAAAGGGCTGCCCAAGCTGGACAAGATCATCTTCAAGTCCATCCCGGACAACTCCGCCCGCCTGACGGCGCTTCAATCCGGAGACATCGATGTGATGGACGGACTCAATCCGGATGACGCCAAACGGGTGGAATCCGACGACAAGTTGCAGCTCTACAAGCGCCCTCCGAACAACGTGGGCTACCTGGCTTTCAACATGGAGAAAAAGCCCTTTGACAACCAGAAGGTGCGCCAGGCGATCTATCACGCGGTCAACAAAGAAAGTCTGATCAAGAGCTTCTACGCCGGTCTGGCTGAGCCGGCCAAAAACCCGATCCCGCCCTCCCTCTGGGGGTACAATGACGACATCCAGGATTATGAGTACGATCTGAAAAAAGCGAAAAAGCTGTTGAAGGAAGCCGGTTTCGAGAAGGGCTTTGAAGTGAAATTCTGGGCGATGCCCGAACCCCGCCCCTATATTCCCGACGGGAAAAAGATCGCCGAGTACATCCAGGCCGACTTGAGTAAAATCGGAATCAAGTCGAAGATCGTCAGCCCCGAATGGACCACCTATTTGGAAGAGACCCAACACGGGAAGCACGAAATGGCGCTTCTGGGATGGACCGGTGACAACGGGGACCCGGACAACTTCCTGTACGTCCTGCTGGACAAGGACAACACCCGGATTCCCGCCCAGAACAGCGCTTTTTACAAGAGTGACGAGTTGCATAATGTCTTGATCAAAGCACAACGGGAGACCGATCAGGCCGAGCGTGAAAAGCTGTATAAAAAAGCCCAGGAGATCATTCACAAAGATGTGCCTTGGGTCCCGCTGGTCTACGCCCAGCCGCCTCTCGCCGGACAGTCCTATGTGAAGGGGTATTCCCCCCATCCGAAAGGATCCGAGAGCCTGGCGGAACTCGATATCCAAAAGTAA
- a CDS encoding ChaB family protein, with protein MSVEMENLPLHDHVKAHLSKRAAAIYSSAYQLIWLHLTGETEEKESLAHQVAWDRLKEEYLSKSGKVRIPSPMHQQF; from the coding sequence ATGTCAGTGGAAATGGAAAATCTGCCGTTGCATGACCATGTAAAGGCCCATCTTTCCAAGCGGGCCGCTGCCATCTATTCTTCTGCTTATCAACTGATCTGGCTTCATCTGACAGGAGAGACCGAGGAAAAGGAATCCCTGGCCCATCAGGTGGCCTGGGACCGTCTGAAAGAGGAATACCTCTCCAAATCGGGAAAGGTTCGCATCCCATCCCCTATGCACCAACAATTCTAG
- a CDS encoding ABC transporter ATP-binding protein, which produces MAEPLLEITAYKMHFQTDHGVVKAVDGVDITVGEGEVVGLVGESGCGKSVTSLSVMGLVPQPPGKVAGGSIRLAGKDLTRLKGREWRKIRGNDVAMIFQEPMTSLNPVFTIGNQMVEAIRQHQKVNKKEALSRARETLREVGISREGILDEYPHQLSGGMRQRVMIAMAMVCRPKLLIADEPTTALDVTIQAQILDLMRRLNRETGTAILMITHDLGVVAEMCQRVVVMYAGQVVEQGDVQTLFKNPRHPYTKGLLQSIPQLDKRIDRLYSIPGHVPNPKKMPTGCRFAPRCEFAMDLCREQEPQLFDLGEGHISRCWLEDRDRLREGADRDATTDSA; this is translated from the coding sequence ATGGCGGAACCGTTGCTTGAGATCACCGCGTATAAAATGCACTTTCAAACGGATCATGGTGTCGTGAAGGCCGTCGACGGGGTGGACATCACCGTCGGTGAGGGGGAGGTGGTCGGCCTGGTCGGGGAGTCCGGCTGCGGCAAGAGTGTCACCTCCCTGTCGGTGATGGGGCTGGTACCCCAGCCGCCGGGAAAAGTGGCGGGCGGCTCCATCCGGTTGGCGGGGAAGGATCTCACCCGGCTGAAGGGGAGGGAGTGGCGGAAGATCCGGGGCAACGACGTGGCGATGATCTTTCAGGAGCCGATGACTTCCCTCAACCCGGTGTTCACCATCGGCAACCAGATGGTGGAAGCCATCCGGCAACACCAAAAGGTGAACAAAAAGGAAGCGCTGTCACGGGCACGGGAAACCTTGCGGGAAGTGGGAATCTCCCGGGAAGGGATTCTGGATGAGTATCCCCACCAGCTTTCCGGCGGAATGCGCCAGCGGGTGATGATCGCCATGGCCATGGTCTGTCGACCCAAGCTGTTGATCGCCGACGAGCCGACCACGGCCCTGGATGTGACCATCCAGGCCCAGATTCTGGACCTGATGCGGAGGCTGAACAGGGAGACGGGAACCGCCATTCTCATGATCACCCACGATCTCGGCGTGGTGGCGGAGATGTGCCAGCGGGTGGTGGTGATGTATGCCGGACAGGTGGTGGAGCAAGGGGATGTTCAAACCCTTTTTAAAAATCCCCGCCACCCTTATACCAAGGGCCTGTTGCAATCCATCCCCCAACTGGACAAGCGTATCGACCGGTTGTACTCCATCCCGGGCCATGTTCCCAATCCGAAGAAGATGCCCACCGGGTGCCGGTTTGCCCCGCGCTGCGAATTTGCGATGGATCTCTGCCGGGAACAGGAACCACAGCTGTTTGATCTGGGAGAAGGTCATATCAGTCGCTGTTGGCTGGAAGACAGAGACCGATTGAGGGAGGGAGCGGATCGTGACGCCACCACAGACTCTGCTTGA
- a CDS encoding AzlD domain-containing protein — protein MNLVWIILGMSLVTMLPRWLSVWVLGRWKLPPRVRLWLNSIPYAALGALIFPGILSVEPGAPAVGLVGGLVAGGLAYFRLPILVVITGAVLAVMGMKGLI, from the coding sequence ATGAATCTGGTCTGGATCATTCTCGGCATGTCGCTGGTCACCATGCTCCCCCGCTGGCTTTCCGTCTGGGTGCTGGGCAGGTGGAAATTACCCCCCCGGGTCCGTCTCTGGTTAAACAGTATCCCTTATGCCGCCCTCGGGGCCTTGATCTTCCCGGGAATCCTGTCCGTGGAACCCGGCGCTCCCGCCGTCGGACTGGTCGGGGGATTGGTGGCCGGGGGGCTGGCGTACTTCCGGCTCCCCATCCTGGTGGTTATCACCGGGGCTGTCCTCGCCGTGATGGGGATGAAGGGATTGATCTGA
- a CDS encoding DUF4910 domain-containing protein, with protein MKGNRVGIVSVLALAIVLVFSTSAYAAPLSGKHPEERVSAERIHGHIAKLADRDNARMTGFEGEHRAADYLAKELKGYGLKVERQTFPILAFQSHGSEVKINSPEEKTLESHTFTYTPATPEGGLTAELVHAGLGLPEDFTGDVRGKIALIQRGEINFFEKAQNAAQAGAVGAIIYNNTDGTVNGTLGEPTQIPVVSLSQADGEALKSQLATGQRVEATLVADVELFPSHSQNVIGTIPAQKGPKKAKTVVVGAHYDGVDSAAANDNASGTGTLLELARVLSKEKLHHNVRVIFFGAEEVGLVGSTRYVESLSEGERANIAAMINMDMVGVGDTIGIMTAYETGDSFVANLAEELVKKRGHDYERYTSTRSDHVPFEEAGIPTAFLNYHTDPYYHTKEDTLDKISKENLHHMGTLVTRLTHTLADNNKLPKKKYQIGKLQLQQSDYLESDVK; from the coding sequence TTGAAAGGGAACCGAGTGGGAATCGTCTCTGTCCTGGCCTTGGCCATCGTCTTGGTGTTCAGCACCTCGGCTTATGCCGCACCGCTTTCCGGAAAACACCCGGAGGAGCGGGTGTCGGCGGAGCGGATCCACGGACATATCGCCAAGCTGGCGGACCGGGACAATGCCCGGATGACAGGGTTTGAGGGGGAACACCGGGCCGCCGATTATCTTGCGAAAGAACTGAAAGGTTACGGGCTGAAAGTGGAAAGACAGACATTTCCGATTCTGGCTTTCCAGAGCCACGGTTCTGAGGTGAAGATCAACTCTCCCGAAGAAAAAACATTGGAATCCCACACCTTCACCTACACTCCGGCCACTCCCGAGGGTGGATTGACAGCAGAGCTGGTCCATGCCGGTCTGGGACTTCCTGAGGACTTCACCGGAGACGTCAGGGGGAAGATCGCCCTGATCCAACGGGGAGAGATCAACTTCTTTGAAAAGGCGCAAAACGCCGCCCAGGCCGGTGCTGTCGGGGCGATCATCTATAACAACACCGACGGTACAGTCAACGGCACCCTGGGGGAGCCCACCCAGATCCCGGTCGTCTCCCTCTCCCAAGCGGACGGGGAAGCCTTGAAAAGCCAACTGGCCACCGGGCAAAGAGTGGAAGCGACCCTGGTCGCCGATGTGGAACTCTTCCCCAGCCACTCCCAAAATGTGATCGGAACCATCCCGGCACAGAAAGGGCCTAAAAAAGCCAAAACCGTTGTAGTGGGTGCCCATTATGACGGCGTGGACAGCGCCGCGGCCAACGACAACGCCTCCGGTACCGGCACTCTGCTGGAGTTGGCACGGGTGTTGTCCAAAGAGAAGCTCCACCACAATGTCAGGGTGATCTTCTTTGGAGCGGAAGAAGTGGGACTGGTCGGCTCCACCCGCTACGTGGAATCCCTGAGTGAGGGTGAGCGGGCCAACATCGCGGCCATGATCAATATGGACATGGTCGGTGTCGGGGATACGATCGGCATTATGACCGCCTATGAGACTGGGGACAGCTTTGTTGCCAATCTGGCCGAGGAACTTGTCAAGAAGCGTGGACACGACTATGAGCGGTACACCTCCACCCGCAGCGACCACGTCCCCTTTGAAGAAGCGGGAATCCCGACGGCTTTCCTGAACTACCACACCGACCCATACTATCACACCAAAGAGGATACCCTGGATAAGATCAGCAAGGAGAATCTGCACCACATGGGCACCCTGGTCACCCGGCTCACCCACACCCTGGCTGACAACAACAAGCTTCCCAAGAAAAAATATCAGATCGGGAAACTTCAACTGCAACAGAGCGATTATTTGGAATCCGATGTGAAATAA
- a CDS encoding alkaline phosphatase, translating to MIRKKLFLGMMVWIVTLTCGVAQGAGAQVEDKPSRNHPTNVILMVGDGMGFSQVTAAAYVKGEGVTPGSLHMLNLNPYGNVTTHSHNSVVKDSAAAATALASGQKTDNGHLGEGPDFRRVRTVLEVAEQKGMKTGLVTTARLTHATPGAFVAHVRDRHEENQVADQLLQRRVDVMMGGGLRHFLPADQGGQRQDGKNLLDEARNRGYTVVKNDHQLQQAGDGKLLGLFNLSHMTYDLDRELTDEPSLAEMTQQAIRRLQRGGKGFFLMVEGGRIDHAGHANDPAANIRETLAFDQAVREAARFAGKDGNTLLMVTADHETGGMSVGANGEKAFHKEVIRKVKRSAHFIAGKLKPDGSNLEEMLGRYAGIRDLKREEKQKILSAGEKEEGIARVISDRALIGWTTHTHTAMNVPLFCGGLCSERPQGTIDNTDIARIIFDAIGKKR from the coding sequence GTGATCAGAAAGAAGCTTTTTCTTGGGATGATGGTGTGGATAGTGACCTTGACTTGTGGTGTGGCACAGGGAGCCGGGGCACAGGTGGAGGACAAGCCATCCCGGAACCATCCGACAAATGTGATTCTGATGGTGGGAGACGGCATGGGATTCTCCCAGGTGACTGCCGCCGCTTATGTAAAGGGTGAGGGGGTGACTCCCGGTTCTTTGCACATGCTGAATCTGAACCCATACGGGAATGTGACCACCCATTCCCACAACAGTGTGGTGAAGGACTCTGCCGCGGCGGCCACGGCCCTCGCCTCCGGACAAAAAACGGACAACGGTCATCTCGGTGAAGGACCGGATTTCCGCCGGGTGAGGACGGTTCTGGAAGTTGCGGAGCAGAAAGGAATGAAAACGGGGTTGGTCACCACCGCCCGTCTGACCCATGCGACACCAGGGGCTTTTGTCGCCCATGTGCGGGATCGTCATGAGGAGAATCAGGTCGCCGACCAGTTGTTGCAACGCCGTGTGGATGTGATGATGGGAGGGGGACTCCGCCATTTTCTACCCGCGGATCAGGGAGGACAGCGGCAGGACGGAAAAAACTTGCTCGACGAGGCCCGGAACCGGGGTTATACTGTCGTGAAAAACGATCATCAGCTCCAGCAGGCGGGAGATGGCAAGTTATTGGGTCTGTTCAACCTGTCTCATATGACCTATGATCTCGATCGGGAATTGACGGACGAACCCAGCCTGGCGGAAATGACCCAACAGGCGATCCGCCGTCTCCAGCGGGGCGGGAAAGGCTTTTTTCTCATGGTGGAGGGAGGGCGCATCGATCATGCGGGTCATGCCAATGATCCCGCCGCCAATATCCGGGAAACCCTGGCCTTTGACCAGGCTGTCCGGGAAGCGGCCCGGTTTGCCGGGAAGGATGGCAACACCTTGTTGATGGTCACCGCCGATCATGAAACCGGCGGAATGTCCGTCGGGGCCAACGGTGAAAAGGCCTTCCACAAAGAGGTGATCCGGAAGGTGAAACGATCCGCTCACTTCATCGCCGGGAAACTGAAACCTGATGGCAGCAACCTGGAAGAAATGTTGGGCCGATATGCGGGTATTCGGGACTTGAAACGGGAAGAGAAACAAAAGATCCTGTCCGCCGGTGAAAAGGAGGAGGGGATCGCCCGGGTGATCAGCGACCGGGCTTTGATCGGATGGACCACCCACACGCACACTGCGATGAATGTCCCTCTGTTCTGTGGCGGTCTCTGCAGTGAGCGTCCACAGGGTACGATCGATAACACGGATATCGCCAGGATCATCTTTGATGCCATCGGGAAGAAAAGGTGA
- a CDS encoding ABC transporter ATP-binding protein produces MTPPQTLLEVKNLKKYYPIRGGIFGKKVGEVKAVDDVSFLVKRGETLGIVGESGCGKSTTGRAILRLEEPTEGEVKFEGTSLTRLKSEEMRRMRRELQMVFQDPFASLNPRKTAGEIIEEPLQVHGIGNARERKEEVRELLQVVGLDSYHAGRYPHQFSGGQRQRIGIARALAVKPKLIVADEPVSALDVSIQSQVLNLLEDLQEKFDLTYLFIAHDLSVVRHISDRVGVMYLGRMVELADRDELYDNPLHPYTQALMSAVPIPNPEAKRERIILSGDVPSPSHPPQGCAFHTRCPRAVKICGEVRPEFKDYGGGHFAACHLLEEGHEIS; encoded by the coding sequence GTGACGCCACCACAGACTCTGCTTGAAGTGAAAAATCTGAAAAAATACTATCCGATCCGCGGCGGGATTTTCGGCAAGAAGGTGGGGGAGGTGAAGGCTGTCGATGATGTCTCCTTCCTCGTGAAGAGAGGGGAGACCTTGGGCATCGTCGGGGAGAGCGGTTGCGGAAAATCCACCACCGGCCGTGCCATTCTGCGCCTGGAAGAGCCGACGGAGGGAGAGGTGAAGTTTGAGGGAACTTCCCTGACCCGTTTGAAATCCGAAGAGATGCGCCGGATGCGACGGGAGTTGCAGATGGTTTTCCAGGATCCCTTCGCTTCTCTCAATCCGAGAAAAACGGCGGGGGAGATCATTGAGGAACCGCTGCAGGTTCACGGGATCGGAAATGCCCGGGAGCGGAAGGAAGAGGTGCGGGAGCTCCTGCAGGTGGTGGGCCTCGACTCCTATCACGCCGGTCGCTACCCGCACCAGTTCAGCGGGGGACAGCGACAGCGGATCGGGATCGCCCGGGCGCTGGCGGTGAAGCCGAAACTGATCGTCGCCGACGAACCGGTGTCGGCCTTGGATGTCTCCATCCAGTCCCAGGTGTTGAACCTGCTGGAAGATTTGCAGGAAAAGTTTGACTTGACCTATCTGTTTATCGCCCACGACTTGAGTGTGGTGCGCCATATCAGCGACCGGGTGGGGGTGATGTACCTGGGGCGGATGGTGGAGCTGGCCGACCGGGATGAACTTTACGACAACCCCCTTCACCCCTACACTCAGGCACTGATGTCGGCAGTTCCGATCCCCAACCCGGAAGCGAAGCGGGAGCGGATCATCCTGAGCGGGGACGTACCCAGCCCCAGCCATCCGCCCCAGGGATGTGCCTTTCACACCCGCTGCCCCCGGGCGGTGAAGATCTGCGGGGAGGTCCGTCCGGAGTTCAAGGATTACGGAGGGGGCCATTTTGCCGCCTGTCATCTGTTGGAGGAAGGACATGAGATTTCGTGA
- a CDS encoding acyltransferase: protein MKVVRYIEEINGIRAVACLSVLAVHVSAGVYHQQGGWDGFTTLINQLARFGTPVFAVISGFLLFHQVQVKGFRLWGFIRSRTHKIVIPYLLWSMVYLTILKVGYQVDHFISWKHWLMTMASGRAFYHLYFVVAVIQFYLLFPLLQRMLRSTFSWWAGVTVALALNLAFLTVDPSVWAGEWGKILLPVRKALLPAWIFCFLLGGLLSHHWDRLREWLCVKGSWFSALAIPVLIGGVMEYQMMGLYGPARPMNLLNTPILVLAGLVGFLQWRNRWPGVKRGLMALGNLSFGIYLVHPVIIMLMMETIPPRVWSPTLLPLLYGVALVLTVGLIQWIRCLPFHHYLLTVPRRNTPTGTAPESGRAFEEDSASA, encoded by the coding sequence GTGAAAGTGGTGCGTTATATTGAAGAGATCAACGGGATTCGGGCCGTCGCCTGTCTGTCGGTGTTGGCTGTCCATGTATCCGCCGGGGTTTACCACCAGCAGGGGGGCTGGGACGGGTTCACCACCTTGATCAACCAGCTGGCCAGGTTTGGAACCCCGGTGTTTGCGGTGATCAGCGGATTTCTCCTCTTTCACCAAGTGCAGGTGAAGGGATTCCGGCTGTGGGGGTTCATCCGTTCCCGGACCCACAAGATCGTCATCCCCTACCTTCTGTGGAGCATGGTTTACCTTACAATTCTGAAGGTTGGCTACCAGGTGGATCATTTCATCTCCTGGAAACACTGGTTGATGACAATGGCTTCCGGGCGCGCCTTCTACCATCTGTATTTCGTGGTGGCGGTCATACAGTTCTATCTGTTGTTCCCTCTGCTGCAACGCATGCTTCGCTCCACTTTTTCCTGGTGGGCGGGGGTGACGGTGGCCCTGGCACTCAATCTCGCTTTTTTAACGGTGGATCCGTCGGTCTGGGCCGGAGAGTGGGGGAAGATCCTTCTCCCTGTCCGCAAGGCTCTTCTTCCCGCCTGGATTTTCTGTTTCCTGCTCGGTGGATTGCTCTCCCACCACTGGGATCGTCTCCGGGAATGGTTGTGTGTAAAGGGGAGTTGGTTTTCTGCGCTGGCAATTCCGGTCCTGATCGGAGGGGTGATGGAGTACCAGATGATGGGGCTGTATGGTCCCGCCCGTCCGATGAACCTCCTCAACACTCCTATCCTCGTACTGGCGGGGTTGGTCGGTTTCCTCCAGTGGAGGAATCGGTGGCCGGGAGTGAAAAGGGGTCTGATGGCCCTGGGCAATCTCAGCTTCGGGATCTATCTGGTACATCCGGTCATCATCATGCTGATGATGGAAACCATTCCGCCACGGGTCTGGAGCCCGACTCTCCTCCCCTTGCTCTACGGGGTGGCGCTTGTCCTGACCGTGGGACTGATTCAATGGATCCGATGCCTGCCGTTCCATCACTATCTGCTGACCGTCCCCCGCCGGAACACCCCGACGGGAACCGCTCCTGAATCTGGACGAGCCTTCGAGGAGGATTCTGCCTCCGCCTGA